In bacterium, one DNA window encodes the following:
- a CDS encoding dTDP-4-dehydrorhamnose 3,5-epimerase family protein has translation MIEGIKIIKLIPHVDERGFLMEILRKDNPHFKQFGQIYLTTCNPGVVKAWHAHKKQTDNIFLVKGSVKLGLYDGRTDSPTYKQTGTIIITELNRQLVQIPPFIWHGFSALGNEPAYILNIPTELYNYDEPDEMRVDPFDNDFNFDWKVKSG, from the coding sequence ATGATTGAAGGAATTAAAATTATTAAATTAATACCTCATGTAGATGAGCGAGGATTTTTAATGGAAATCCTGCGTAAAGATAACCCACATTTTAAGCAATTTGGGCAAATCTATCTGACTACCTGTAATCCTGGTGTTGTCAAAGCCTGGCATGCACATAAAAAACAGACGGATAACATCTTTTTAGTTAAAGGAAGTGTTAAACTTGGTCTATATGATGGCCGAACTGACTCGCCAACATATAAACAGACCGGGACAATTATCATCACTGAATTAAATCGTCAATTAGTGCAAATCCCACCCTTTATCTGGCACGGATTTTCGGCATTAGGGAATGAACCCGCTTATATCCTTAATATTCCAACAGAATTATACAATTATGATGAGCCAGATGAAATGAGGGTTGACCCGTTTGATAATGATTTTAATTTTGATTGGAAGGTGAAATCAGGATGA